In Anopheles gambiae chromosome 2, idAnoGambNW_F1_1, whole genome shotgun sequence, a single window of DNA contains:
- the LOC1274479 gene encoding E3 ubiquitin-protein transferase MAEA, protein MAEIRAMEHPTLKVPYEILNKRFRIAQKTLDRELSQIQNVASELEKGLTEGSDSTEISRLLGGVVERLQVLKRKAEESISEELSAGFVCKRRLEHLKQNVNPPVDATTLELQAAATNQWKKIRLDRMIVEHFLRLGYYDTAERLAERSGIRDLTNLDIFQVTREVERDLVNRCTVKCIAWCNDNKSKLKKINSTIEFQLRVQEFVELIRDDKRLLAVRHAQKYFPAFEHEQLKEIRQCMALLAFPVSTEIEPYKTLFDPQRWHDLVLHFRLENYRLFQLPAQSVLSVAVQAGISALKTPQCYSHTSRNMNCPVCQENVNEIAENLPFSHCAQSRLICRITGKPLNEHNLPMMLPNGQIFGQQAIEQMRRENDVLVCPKTNETFRSPKIEKVFVM, encoded by the exons ATGGCCGAAATCCGTGCAATGGAACATCCTACCCTGAAG GTACCGTATGAAATTTTGAACAAACGCTTCCGAATCGCTCAAAAGACTTTGGATCGCGAATTGAGCCAGATACAGAATGTGGCGTCCGAGCTGGAGAAGGGACTGACGGAGGGATCCGACAGTACGGAAATATCGCGTCTTCTGGGCGGGGTAGTCGAACGGCTGCAGGTGCTGAAGCGCAAGGCCGAGGAAAGTATCTCCGAGGAGCTGTCGGCCGGGTTCGTCTGCAAACGGCGGCTGGAGCATCTGAAGCAGAACGTCAATCCGCCAGTCGATGCCACCACGCTGGAACTGCAGGCAGCTGCCACGAACCAGTGGAAGAAGATCCGGCTGGACCGCATGATCGTGGAGCATTTCCTGCGCCTGGGATACTACGACACCGCGGAACGATTGGCTGAGCGCAGCGGAATCCGCGATCTGACCAACCTGGACATCTTCCAGGTGACACGCGAGGTGGAGCGCGATCTGGTGAACCGTTGTACGGTGAAGTGCATCGCCTGGTGCAATGACAACAAGTCGAAGCTGAAGAAGATAAACTCCACGATCGAGTTCCAGCTGCGCGTGCAAGAGTTCGTCGAGCTGATCCGCGACGATAAGCGACTGCTGGCGGTGCGCCATGCACAGAAGTACTTCCCGGCATTTGAGCACGAGCAGCTGAAGGAGATACGCCAGTGTATGGCACTGCTGGCCTTCCCGGTGAGTACGGAGATCGAACCGTACAAAACGCTGTTCGATCCGCAGCGCTGGCACGATCTGGTGCTACACTTCCGGCTGGAAAACTATCGGCTGTTTCAGCTGCCGGCCCAGTCGGTACTGAGTGTGGCCGTACAGGCGGGCATTTCAGCACTGAAAACGCCCCAATGCTATTCGCACACATCCAGAAACATGAACTGCCCGGTATGCCAGGAGAATGTGAACGAGATAGCGGAGAATTTGCCGTTCTCGCACTGTGCCCAGAGTCGGCTGATTTGCAG AATTACTGGCAAACCGTTGAATGAACACAACCTGCCGATGATGCTACCAAATGGACAGATCTTTGGTCAGCAAGCGATCGAGCAGATGCGTCGCGAGAACGACGTACTTGTCTGccccaaaacaaacgaaacgttCCGTTCGCCAAAGATTGAAAAGGTGTTCGTGATGTAG